Sequence from the Salinicoccus sp. Bachu38 genome:
TTTCAACAGAACCCGAAAGTTCATTTCCACCTTTAACAATTATAGAATCCATTTCACTCACTCCATACTTTTACTTACGATACACTATTCACTATTCTAAAGATGTATAAACATGTTTGTAAAGCAGAATTAAAATAGCAGGGATGCTTCCTGTACGAGTCGGAAGAAATCCATGATGAAATTACTGAGTGCGCTTCCTAAAAGTACCGCAGCAAGTATGAGGAACAGCCTGATCCGTCCTGTTTCGCCTTTTCTGAACCAGCTGTCGATATTCAATGCCCCCAGCACCCAGAAGGTGAAAATGACACAGAGCATATGCAGGACGATATGCAT
This genomic interval carries:
- a CDS encoding DUF1146 family protein, with product MLFSQLAFMHIVLHMLCVIFTFWVLGALNIDSWFRKGETGRIRLFLILAAVLLGSALSNFIMDFFRLVQEASLLF